In Anthonomus grandis grandis chromosome 17, icAntGran1.3, whole genome shotgun sequence, the DNA window TaagcttttgtatttttatatttttaaatacgtaAACTTACATGTTAGCTGTATgcctaatgaattgttttttaaaaacagaaaatcGAATACCCGGTTTTTAATTCAGGCATCTCTAAAAAAagcaagagacggtattttaaagttattaggAATGTTATTAGGAATAGCAATGTTTAGGACGAAGAAAATCTTCATGCAATTTTTCGTCGAAAACAACAACAGCGTTGGTCtgttaatgtatgggcaggcattgtcgatgattatttaattgaacCATACCTTCTACCGCAACGGTTAACACGACCTATTTACCGGCGTTTCTTAGACTCTTAGTTCTTGGCCTCCTAGATTGCACAATTTAACGtcgctagattttttttttatagagagAATAAAGTAAAGTCAAGACTTAATTGGATGAATTATAACAgcatttgaaattattcaaaCCGAGTATCAAATTTTTTGTCAAGTCCgtcgaaattatttttttttatagttagaCACTCTTGCAAGGAAAACCTACCCCTTTCAtttaccaataacaaaaaaaaatcaaagaatttgtaacaaaataaaaaagctaataatgcAAGGTGACCAACAGGCCATAATATGCAGATTTACAGAGATATCCCTTACAGAAAAGGCTCTctgaattctgttgaggccaaaaaaataataaaaaaaaacaataatttaaaaatttaataataaatattctgcTGAAAAAGAAAGAACGTACCTAAGGGGAGCATAGGCAGAGGATCAggatatgaaagaaaatatgagGGGAAGGAAAGATGAGAAAAATTATAAACGATTTATGGCAACGTTCAaagccttagaacattgaaaggctagaagtagcatgccgtggaactatggacaggtttgtttgcttgcaacatctctgatgcaatgatgccaaatgcttatagagaaatgacaaaaatcaattttaatataaaaattttgagttgtatccgaaggctcaaaacaatactactgctcccctttaataaaatatcaagcatttttttaaaataaatttgataaaatactctatatcgaagtcaatattaactttaaataaatgaaaataaagtacgaaaaaacgagaaaacggtaatggcatcgcaacgccgcttgatcgcattgttgatgccactgatacaagcactctctaccagtgacgtcgtcaacaaatatttacctgataaatttttattaattattatagagtttgagtataagtaatattaccatttatgtcgtttttttttaacggacttcgttagaggaaggtcctaataaaaggcaccatttttgttaaagcatttttatggaaattaaatattttattaatataatattatagatttcttaataaatcatgttctaagacacaaattattaacattttgcaaaattttactGTTATTATTACATTGGaaaaaactcagttttacatcacttactttatatcacataatatatacttctatggtgctgactttttcaaagggacagtattgatTCAGcagaaagagttaaaactacaaggatgttcaaattgtgaaggagttgcaggtttttttataggttataagatttttattatgagtattatttagcctgtataatggttttgagacatttaacagtgacctatataatacctaataccaaatattatatcatattaatttatactaaaaaacaaagcttacctaagaataaagactatgtacaatagaatagattagatagtttattagtagtaatatacaaacaagtacttttacaagtcaaataaaatatgtagtatgtagtgcttttttgaaaatcatgttattatttcttaaagtattttaataatgacttgagatatctaattcaatttctatggggcaaatttgtttattgcaattttcgaattttaattttttgttctttatttttttcccataatttggtaacaagtgatttagcttttgaaacggtggaatcatcattgcttaggtcctcaggatatcattttgattttaccctagaataatatacataaaaatatagtattaccaaaattaaaaagaaaaaattgaaaaaatgtattatgataatccaattgatcaataaaatttatgttattataaagaatctttgtaatatcatacatttgattaattgcatttaattaaacaaatataataaaataaaatactatatcacttatAAATAAGATCATAGAATAACCAGACAAATTCTCTCGTTAGCCTATGATAAgttatatagaataggatgatacatggcataaaactagtagtctattttgagtgtatttttaccttttccttggccgagtcagggaatgtgtagcagttaaacaaaaacggcttggatgagaaatagtaattgttgacctagaccccacggttactgtagaactattaatctcagatgcagttattgttgatgatgaatgatcagatctgtaattatacaaaatatggtgtatcaagaatattataatctattttaattatccatacttgtctatattagcttcactgtttgtactatataccattttggaagctaaagaagtttttgcactcttcaggaaagctactcctgcagctttgaagggtaaatcacttggtaaattaactgaattatcagCTGCTGTGTTTTttaccagtgcatcagaaatcctagtaaaaaaatagttttacacacatacctaatttaataagtattaggtataaataaagcttatatgagtaacactaatcctttttgtgacgatttttttatactataaaaatatatttaaaaaaaaattacctctgaggtagagctgatttttttaataaagtctggttactgataatattatctttcttatataagaaatcacttctaaggatgtgatctgaacaaacaaatatgttctgtttaattgtgttgatttccattaatgaaatccattgttccctttgggcatataggtatcaggcaatctataataagtatttgatatttaatcaaaaagcaaaaaaaataatgaattaatatgtggtgccaattactatatatattattgtaagttgcaatatggtaaaacaaaaaaaaatatcgaccaaattttagggaaagacaaaattaacttatacatagatatcaatatctaaataaatctcaaaattctttaaaggcaataaaaaattagtaatttcatctatctacctaatgtctatattaaaaaaacataactatacatagataggtacatgggtattaggtatgccttctttctgccaaaacaacaaaaaaaaaacttaaaatcctgtaataaaaccagggacaaacttctagttttatagtttttatagcctattgatagatgaatatgttcaaaaaaatatttagatttaaaaatataaatattttggtattttacgcacactttcacattcaagtttttattaggtttatctataaaatcccctattctacgtttatgatgatggttaccccatgatgtgatgttatgaaagtatcggtatttatgtttttgaaggtggtagacaatggtacagtgaaaacatcttgtcggacttgcattgtcttatttattttatgtaacacgacgtttcggttggtaagtatctccaaccgttatcaagtgtaaacttgatttaactttattattttaactttaaaagttttttctgtcaatgtaaaatcatttattttaaacctatttatataTCAAGtatgaaaatgactttttaaataattccttatTGTGCGCCGGAATAGTAAGCAAATTCTTTCttctaatatttaggttatgtacATCCGTTCGAAATCTAATCTTTCTAAGCAAATATGATGGAGACTTCcacttaagtaatttataaaaaaaaacaaataagatgTAATACTCGTCGATTGAACATATTTAACCAGCCCGCATCCTTTAGCTTATGAGAAATATGCTCCCCTCTCCTTACGCCAAATAGTCTTAGTCAcgaattctgaagtttttgtatccGATAGGCATATGAGCAGTCAAGACAAGGACCATAAATAGTGTCGCAGAAATTGAAAGGTGACAAAACCAATGCTTCAcaaggcatttttttaatattagtactTAAGTAATTCTTCTGGgcgtaaatagtttttaaagcagAGTATccaattttaagtttaagtgtAACTTGCTccctaaattttagtttatgatCTATTAGGAGCGCCAGATTATTGgctgaattttgaaattgtataaCATCGTTATTCATTTCAAgtctaaagttatttaaaatctctATCCGGTGAGcatcactacaaaaaagaatagcttTAGATTTGgatggattaatttttaaaagtagattttGAGTTTCAGTTAAGATATTATTAAGATCTATATTAATACTAAGGTTAGCTTTAGGAGCATAACTGggtttaaatgaataataaatttgagtatcatctgcatagcaGTGATGGTTAcagctatttaatttttttgttaattgtgaTGTGTATATTGTATATAGCAATGGACCCAAAATACTACCTTGTGGTACACCAGAAATAACGTCAAGTGCCTTTTAGCAGAACTCTTTGTTTGCGGTTTGAAAGAAAAGATGACATAAGTGTTAAGGCCGACTGAGAAAATCCTTGATAATGTAATAGAGATATAAGTATCTCATGATTCACcatgtcaaatgctttggtaaAATCTAAGAGAATTAAAACAGTTGCCTGATCTTTATCCAAAGCCCGAAATATATCGTCTGTAACTTGAGACAACGCAGTGACACAGCTATAGCCCTTA includes these proteins:
- the LOC126746308 gene encoding uncharacterized protein LOC126746308: MEINTIKQNIFVCSDHILRSDFLYKKDNIISNQTLLKKSALPQRISDALVKNTAADNSVNLPSDLPFKAAGVAFLKSAKTSLASKMVYSTNSEANIDKSDHSSSTITASEINSSTVTVGSRSTITISHPSRFCLTATHSLTRPRKRVKSK